CGTCCATCTGAAAATCTCCAAATCAAATAAAACGGCAAGGCCACAATTGGACCAGCCAGCACTCGCCACCATGAAAGATCGTTTTGAAATAAAATCACCCCCACGGAGGCAAGCGCGAACAAAAACGAAAGCTTGTCGGGAATAATCTTGTGACGAACATCGTAAATCAAAATGACCATTAGGAGACTAGAAATAAAACATAAAATCGCCGTGAAGATAGCTAGATAAAGGGTTGAGAGTGTCAGACTATCTAGACTCATTACTCCATATATCGAAACACTATGCAGAAAAGAACCTAAAAAAAGCAGGGCTGTGACAAGCTCTCCGAGCGGATACTGCCATGAGAGTTTACTTTTACATTTACGACAGCGGCCGCCCTGAATCATAAAGCTCACTAAGGGTATCAGCTCATACCAATGCAAAACTTTTCGACAGGAAAAGCAGTGCGAGCGACCCCCTACTGACCTGCCGGTGTTGTAGCGCAAGGCCACCACATTTAAAAAACTGCCCACAATCAGTCCAAGACAAAAAACGTAGATGGAAAATAAAAGCAACATGCCGAGATTATAGCACGATATTATAGTCCGACTCTCTCCAGAGATTGAATTCTGTTTCCATGATCACTAAAGGAGCGATTGGTAATGATTGCTAAACCTTCAATTTCAGTATGAACAAAATCACGCATTTCCTCAAATTTCTTGTCTACCCTTTCAAACTTTTTATCTACCAACTGAAATTGCTTATCC
This genomic stretch from Candidatus Paceibacterota bacterium harbors:
- a CDS encoding prepilin peptidase gives rise to the protein MLLLFSIYVFCLGLIVGSFLNVVALRYNTGRSVGGRSHCFSCRKVLHWYELIPLVSFMIQGGRCRKCKSKLSWQYPLGELVTALLFLGSFLHSVSIYGVMSLDSLTLSTLYLAIFTAILCFISSLLMVILIYDVRHKIIPDKLSFLFALASVGVILFQNDLSWWRVLAGPIVALPFYLIWRFSDGRLMGLGDAKLMASIGWLLGLSGAVSAIVLAFWIAAAIAIPLLFLQKVLPKMSLRYARNKLTIKSEIPFAPFLILGMYLVLFFGLNVFPYVFTF